One genomic segment of Williamsia sp. DF01-3 includes these proteins:
- a CDS encoding IS256 family transposase: MTTLDDVTKKKSTAPSAEEAAAAELVRLAKEQGLSLTGPDGLLKQFTKTVLETALNEEMTEHLGHGKNEAQPDRTTTNIRNGTRSKTVLTETTGHVPIEVPRDREGTFEPQIVKKRQRRLNGVDEVVLSLYAKGLTTGEISAHFAEIYGASVSKETISRITDKVIEEMQDWSARPLDEVYAAVFIDAIVVKVRDGQVANRPIYAAIGVSLDGRRDVLGLWAGTGGEGAKFWMSVLTDIRNRGTRDVFFLVCDGLKGLPEVVEHVWPATTVQTCVVHLIRNTFRLSARQHWDAIKRDLKPIYTAPSEPAARAAFDDLAEHWGTRYPAIIRLWDNAWEEFIPFLDYDTEIRRVICSTNAIESLNARYRRAVKARGHFPSEQAALKCLYLVTRSLDPTGKGQARWITRWKPALNAFAITFADRWPGSETY, encoded by the coding sequence ATGACGACACTGGATGATGTGACCAAGAAGAAATCGACAGCACCGTCGGCCGAGGAGGCGGCGGCAGCGGAGCTGGTGCGTTTAGCGAAGGAGCAGGGCCTGTCGTTGACGGGTCCGGATGGGCTGCTCAAGCAGTTCACGAAAACGGTCCTCGAGACCGCGCTGAATGAGGAGATGACCGAGCATCTCGGGCACGGGAAGAACGAGGCGCAGCCGGATCGGACGACGACGAACATTCGCAATGGGACCCGGTCAAAGACGGTCCTGACCGAGACCACCGGCCACGTCCCGATCGAGGTCCCCCGGGATCGCGAGGGGACGTTCGAACCGCAGATCGTGAAGAAACGACAGAGGCGGCTCAATGGTGTTGATGAAGTGGTGTTGTCGTTGTACGCCAAGGGGTTAACGACCGGGGAGATCAGCGCTCACTTCGCTGAAATCTACGGTGCATCGGTCTCGAAGGAGACGATCTCGCGGATCACCGACAAGGTGATCGAGGAGATGCAGGACTGGTCGGCACGTCCGCTCGATGAGGTGTATGCGGCAGTCTTCATCGACGCCATTGTGGTCAAAGTCCGCGACGGTCAGGTGGCCAATCGGCCGATCTATGCAGCTATCGGGGTAAGCCTGGATGGGCGGCGTGACGTTCTCGGGTTGTGGGCCGGCACGGGAGGCGAGGGCGCCAAGTTTTGGATGTCGGTGCTCACCGACATCCGTAACCGCGGCACCAGGGACGTGTTTTTCTTGGTCTGTGATGGCCTCAAGGGTCTTCCGGAGGTGGTCGAGCATGTGTGGCCGGCCACCACGGTTCAGACCTGTGTCGTCCACTTGATCCGGAACACCTTTCGCCTCTCAGCCCGTCAGCACTGGGACGCCATCAAACGGGACCTCAAACCCATCTACACCGCGCCGAGTGAGCCGGCGGCACGAGCGGCGTTCGATGATCTGGCCGAGCACTGGGGCACGCGGTATCCGGCGATCATCCGGCTGTGGGACAACGCGTGGGAGGAGTTCATCCCGTTCCTCGACTACGACACCGAGATACGGCGAGTTATATGCTCTACCAACGCCATTGAATCCTTGAATGCTCGCTATCGGCGTGCGGTGAAAGCTCGCGGCCATTTCCCCAGCGAGCAAGCCGCGCTCAAATGCCTGTACCTGGTGACCCGTTCACTGGACCCGACCGGCAAAGGTCAGGCACGATGGATCACACGGTGGAAACCCGCTCTCAATGCCTTCGCGATCACGTTCGCGGACCGTTGGCCCGGATCAGAAACCTACTAA
- a CDS encoding helix-turn-helix transcriptional regulator — protein MSSKREDVQQFLTALRGRITPEQAGLTVFGGERRVPGLRREEVAQLAGVSTAYYTRMERGDLSGVSDSVLFALVRALQLDEAETTHLFDLARSASGPRRTPRSKPQPRVPAPVAQLIDTMRDVPTLAMTELGDPIASNELGRALFPDLFPADAPPLNHTRYLFLDERSRTFYPDWETSARGVVSSLRLLAGQDPTNRNLTALIGELATRSGEFRTWWGGHTVRIHAAGTKRINHPIVGEMTIAYQRLALTTTPDLSLTTYLPEPATPSMDALNLLRSWTAHQHQPTKRHGVDH, from the coding sequence GGCCGGCTTGACGGTCTTCGGGGGAGAACGGCGGGTCCCCGGTTTACGCCGCGAGGAAGTTGCCCAGCTCGCCGGAGTAAGTACCGCCTATTACACGCGGATGGAGCGCGGCGACCTCAGCGGCGTCTCCGACAGTGTGCTGTTCGCACTAGTACGCGCGCTACAGCTCGACGAAGCCGAGACAACCCACCTGTTCGACCTGGCCCGATCAGCCAGCGGTCCACGCCGCACGCCCCGCAGCAAGCCCCAGCCCCGCGTACCCGCCCCGGTCGCCCAACTCATCGACACCATGCGCGACGTTCCGACCCTCGCGATGACCGAACTGGGCGACCCGATCGCCTCCAACGAACTCGGACGAGCACTGTTCCCCGACCTCTTTCCCGCCGACGCGCCGCCGTTGAACCACACCCGCTACCTGTTTCTCGACGAGCGGTCCCGCACCTTCTACCCCGACTGGGAGACCAGCGCCCGCGGCGTGGTGTCCTCGCTACGCCTGCTCGCCGGACAGGACCCAACCAACCGCAACCTCACCGCTCTCATCGGCGAACTCGCCACTCGCAGTGGAGAATTCCGCACCTGGTGGGGCGGACACACCGTACGCATTCACGCAGCCGGCACCAAACGCATCAACCACCCCATCGTCGGGGAAATGACCATCGCCTACCAAAGACTCGCTTTGACCACCACACCTGACCTCAGCCTCACCACCTACCTACCCGAACCCGCAACACCCTCCATGGACGCCCTGAACCTCCTGCGTAGCTGGACCGCCCACCAACACCAGCCCACCAAACGCCACGGTGTCGACCACTAA